DNA sequence from the Mesotoga infera genome:
TTGAAAAGCATTGTGGTCAAGATGCTCGTTGCCGGCGTTACAAGGAGTATATAAAGAGCGAGCTCTCTCATGCTAGAGATGAAGGGCAGGAGATACCCTGATATTACAGTTGGCTTCTGAATCGGAATGATTATCTTTACCATCCTTTTCCACCATCTGACTCCCAGGATTATTGCGGCCTCTTCAATTTCCTTGCCGAGCTGTAGAATTGCATTAATCCCCGCTCTCGATGCAAAGGGTAAATACTTCACCGAACCGACAAGAGCTAGAATTGCAAA
Encoded proteins:
- a CDS encoding ABC transporter permease subunit, whose product is FAILALVGSVKYLPFASRAGINAILQLGKEIEEAAIILGVRWWKRMVKIIIPIQKPTVISGYLLPFISSMRELALYILLVTPATSILTTMLFKYNEKGWNQYANAIVLLIIGIVLVFNFIINKVTGASLDKGIGG